From Leptotrichia sp. OH3620_COT-345:
ATTTCTTCCGCTTTTTTACTTTGTGATTCTCTTTTTATCTCTGCCGCTCTCTTCTGTATACTGTTTGTATTTGTTACAGGTATTTCTTCCATAACCGACGGCTCTTCGATTTTTTCCATCTTCTGTTGCTGTTTTTGTTCTTCTGCCTGTCTTTTTCTTGCTTCTCTTAACAGTCTGTCCACTGCAGGATCACTGTAACTTAATTGACCTATTACAAGTAATATTAATCCTGACAGTATAAATGTCATCTTTTTAAATTTCATTTTTCCTCCTTAAATTTAATATAAAAAATATATAACAATATTTATAAATCAAATATTTAATTAAGTAAATATATTTAATTAAATTTTGTATTGATTTTTCTAAAATTTTAAAATTAATGCAGTTATTTATACAAAATGTTTCTTTATAACCTATATAGATGCTTTATTTGAATATAATTATTTTCATATAAAATGACAAAAGGAAATTAATATATTTAATTAAATTTTATTTATCTTTAGCTTACCTTATTTTTTATTAAGTCAACTCATTTGAGAAATTTTCTAACTCCTAATTTTTTCCTGAAGAGTCGTGATATCTTTCTCTATTTTTATATGTCTTTATAGGTCAAAACTTAATATCAAACAAGTTTTCTATCACAATTTTTTTATTTATTTCTTTATTTAAATATAAAATCGGTCAAATTATTTCATTTTATTACTAACAATATATTTATCGAATACATTTATTTTCTTCTTCATTTTTCTTAATCATTTTTTATACTTTAAATGTCAGAACTATTCGGTCATTTTATGTTAGCCCGTATACTGCCTTAATTATAAATTTCTTTCTACTTATTTTTCACTTAGATTTTATCATATAATTTTCTTAGCATTCCATCTACTAAGAAGTATAACAAAAATAAATTCAAAAGACAATATAAAAATTTTATTTAATACTATAAATTATATATTAATGTTTTAAATAAAATTAATAAACAAAATATCATATTCTAACATAATAAATGAAATTAAAATTATTATTATAAATTAATTTTTAATTCTATTTTTTATGAATTTAAAAAAATATCCTGTTTTTATTATAAAAGGTAACTTCTCCAATATTTAATATAAAATTTATTTATAAAATAAAAAATATATTGACATTATCACTAATTAGTGGTAATATATTTTTATACTAATTAGTAATAAATTTCAAAATCTAAATTAAAGGAAAAATCTTATGAATAAAGAAAGTAAACCCCTTACAAAAGAAAATTTATCATTATATGCAATGATAGTTTTTAAAAGAGCGGAAAGAACTATTTCAAACATAACGGTGAGAAACATTAAAAAAATGGGACTTACCCTCACACAGTTCGGTGTTCTTGAAGTTCTTCATTCAAAAGGAGAACTTAAAATATGTGAACTTATTGAAAAAATGTTATCCACTTCTGGAAATATGACTGTTGTTATTAAAAATATGGAAAGAAATGGATGGATTTACAGAAATATAGATAAAAAGGACAAAAGATCTTTTGTTGTGGGATTGACCGAACAGGGAAAAAACATTCTCAAAGTTGTGTTTCCTGAACATGTAAAATCTGTGGAAACAGCTTTTAATGTTCTTACTGATGAAGAAAAAAAAACTTTAATTTGTATTTTGAAAAAATTCAAAAAACTTGAAGAAAAAAACAAATATTAGGAGGAATTAAATTATGAGTAAAAAAAATGTATTATTTATTGTAGGTTCACTAAGAAAAGAATCTTTTAATTCAACAGTTGCAAAATATGTGGAGGAAGTTCTTGAAAAAGATGCTGATGTTGAATATCTTGATTATTCAAAATTGCCTTATTTAAATCAGGATTCTGAATTTCCTACTCCTGAAGAAGTTTTAAAAGTACGTGAAAAAGTATCTTCCGCTGACGGTATTTGGATATTTTCTCCTGAATATAATTTTCAGATACCCGGCGCTTTAAAAAACTTACTTGATTGGCTATCTCGTCCATTGAAACCTTTTGCGTTCCAAGATCCTACAGCAATATCCAATAAAAAAATAACAATCAGCGGAGCAGCGGGAAGCTCAAAAGCCGAAGGAGTTAGAAAACAGTTGTCTGAATTATTAAAATTTATAAGAGCGGAAGTTGTATATGGAGAAGGAACAGGAATTGAATTATCAGGAGAAGCATTTCAAACAAACAAACTTGTTTTATCAGATGAAAATAAAAGTGAACTGCAAAAGCAGTCTAAAGAGTTTTTAGAAAAATTAAATTAATACCTTTATTGTACAATACCTTACCTTAACAAAAAGCTGTTATAAAGTAGAAACATTTCTATTTTATAACAGCTTCTTTATATTTTCACCACTTTTATTCACTATAAGGACCGTTAAGTAATTTCAATGTTACATTTTTTGGATTAGGAAGTAATGATTTATAGCTAAAAAATATACTTCCTTTAATTTCAGAGTATCTTCTGTTCAACCTTACCTGCTCTACAAGTTCATTAGGAT
This genomic window contains:
- a CDS encoding MarR family winged helix-turn-helix transcriptional regulator, with protein sequence MNKESKPLTKENLSLYAMIVFKRAERTISNITVRNIKKMGLTLTQFGVLEVLHSKGELKICELIEKMLSTSGNMTVVIKNMERNGWIYRNIDKKDKRSFVVGLTEQGKNILKVVFPEHVKSVETAFNVLTDEEKKTLICILKKFKKLEEKNKY
- a CDS encoding NADPH-dependent FMN reductase; this translates as MSKKNVLFIVGSLRKESFNSTVAKYVEEVLEKDADVEYLDYSKLPYLNQDSEFPTPEEVLKVREKVSSADGIWIFSPEYNFQIPGALKNLLDWLSRPLKPFAFQDPTAISNKKITISGAAGSSKAEGVRKQLSELLKFIRAEVVYGEGTGIELSGEAFQTNKLVLSDENKSELQKQSKEFLEKLN